The proteins below come from a single Felis catus isolate Fca126 chromosome A1, F.catus_Fca126_mat1.0, whole genome shotgun sequence genomic window:
- the LOC101100277 gene encoding mortality factor 4-like protein 1 — MRGAAPGKKTACLQQKSVEVKTKKNKQKTPGNGDGGSTSETPQPPRKKRARVDPTVENEETFMNRVEVNLKIPEELKPWLVDDWDLITRQKQLFYLPAKKNMDSILEDYANYKKSRGNTDNEYAVNEVVAGIKEYFNVMLGTQLLYKFEKPQYAEILADHPDAPMSQVYGAPHLLRLFVRIGAMLAYTPLDEKSLALLLNYLHDFLKYLAKNSATLFSASDYEVAPPEYHRKAV; from the coding sequence ATGAGAGGCGCTGCCCCAGGGAAGAAGACCGCCTGCCTGCAGCAGAAAAGTGTTGAAgtgaaaaccaaaaagaacaaacagaaaacacctGGAAATGGAGATGGTGGCAGTACCAGCGAGACACCTCAGCCTCCTCGCAAGAAAAGGGCCCGAGTGGATCCTACCGTTGAGAATGAGGAAACATTCATGAACAGAGTTGAAGTGAACCTAAAGATTCCTGAAGAATTAAAACCGTGGCTTGTTGATGATTGGGACTTAATTACCCGGCAAAAACAGCTGTTTTATCTTCCTGCCAAGAAGAACATGGATTCCATTCTAGAGGATTATGCAAATTACAAGAAATCTCGAGGAAACACAGATAATGAGTACGCTGTGAATGAGGTGGTGGCCGGCATAAAGGAGTACTTCAATGTGATGCTGGGGACTCAGCTGCTCTACAAATTTGAGAAGCCGCAGTACGCGGAGATTCTCGCAGACCACCCGGACGCGCCCATGTCCCAGGTGTACGGGGCGCCGCATCTACTGAGATTGTTTGTACGAATTGGAGCCATGTTGGCCTATACTCCTCTGGACGAGAAGAGTCTTGCATTGTTGCTGAATTATCTTCATGACTTCCTAAAATACCTGGCAAAGAATTCTGCAACCTTGTTTAGTGCCAGCGATTATGAAGTCGCCCCGCCTGAGTACCATCGGAAAGCTGTGTGA